From the genome of Mauremys reevesii isolate NIE-2019 linkage group 24, ASM1616193v1, whole genome shotgun sequence:
ATAGGGAGCCCTGCCTACCAACAGGGTGCCCCACCCACAACAAGGGGCCCCGCCTTTCCGCCAACAAGGAACCCACCCATCGGCAGGGAGCCCCGCCCACTGAGAGGGTGTCTCGCCTTCCCACCAAGGAACCCACCCACTGACAGGGAGCCCTGCCCACAGATAgggagccctgcctccccacagACGGGGAGCCCCATAGTACCGGGATGTCCATACCTGGCTGGGAACCCCATCCTCAGACACAGGACCCAGACATgggagccccaccccctgggagcCCCACCCATCACCATAAACCACGCCCCCTATTGCAGGAGCCCCGCCCATCGGTGgggccctctgccccaccctgtgGAGCTGTGggcagacccccagctctgaccaGGGTTCTCCTGTCTCCCCCAACAGGCAGCCCGACCTTCACCTACCCGGCTGCCCCAGCTGTGACCCCCCAGCCTCCCGCGCCCCCACCACGTGTGCAAGTGAAAACAGGTGAGTCTGTGaacaccagccctgcccctcccccatgggctgggagccaggactcctgggttctatcccagcttgGGGGGAGCGAGGGCGGGAATGGGAACTAgtggttgggggctgggggggctgggagtcaggactgctggATTTGCTCCCCAGTTGTGGAAGAGGAGTGGGATCTAGCAGTTagaaaggggagggggctgggagcctggactcctgggttctgtcccagctctgggcagggagtgaggtctagtggttagaaagGAGGGGGTCTGGGAccagacacagagcagggcttGTCCCCTCCATCAGTGGTCCTCCCTGCCACTACTAATGGGCTGTTTCCCTCCCCCCGCTATTGGCAGAGTCCCCCTATGAGGAAATCAGGCGAAGCAGCTGGAGCGGCTCCCTCAGCGGAGGCCCCAAAGGTACCATCATGTCCCCCCGCCCGCGTCTCCCTGAAGGGCCCCGCCCCATGGCTGGCTAACAACCCCCGAATCCAACCCGGGGCGTGGTTCCCACGTGGGGGTGAATCCCggggctccttcccctcccctcccctaatGCTCTCcccccacatttctccccccacccaccagggTCCCCCCCCCAGATCCAGGGGGTGAATCGGACGAGTGACTCCCCACGGATCGTAACAGGTGGGTGCCTCtgcttggggagtggggggagatcGCCTCCGTAGCTCTGCCCCATGGatggccccctgccccacaccactAGGCCAGGGAGTGCCACAAAGCCATGGAGGGGGACACTGAATTCCTTTTGAGGGGTACGTCGGCCCCCAAACAGGGCGAGGTTTAGGGGTGCGTAGATCTCCCACTCATGGAGAGTTTTGGGttgggcccgggggggggggggtctgactgGATTGGGGACAACTGAGGATTTGGTGTGAAGTCCATTTGGGAATGATGGTCACAAGGACCTGGGGGGTCAGAAGGTTAGATGAGggacagggagtcaggactcctgggttccatggtgggggttggggtggaatgGGTCCCAGCGGGGAGCAAGGGGGGTGTCTCTGACGCCCCCCCAAAACTAACCCCCCCGACTCCCTTTTCAACCCCCAGATCCATACCAGGTCCTGGGACCCACCAGCAGCCGCTTGGCAAACCCAGGTGGGTCTGGGCACCTTTTACAGCTTGGGACGGGCGGGGTGAGGTTCTAGGTAATGGCGAGAGacgtggggggctgggagccaagactcctgggttctgtccctggctctagCAGGAGAGTGGGAGCTAGGGGGTTagagcagcagggggctgggggaagggagaggggcgggAGTTAGGATGCCTACGTTctggccctggctctgggaggggagtgggatctagggGGTTAGAGACCTtacaataacaaaccaggaaAGACCCTCAGATAACAAGCCAGTGCACACAGTAGGGCCTACAAAAACAAACCAAGGCCCTCCTTCCTGGGGCAAAGCAGAGCCCCTCCGTTAACAAACCAGTGCACCCAGCAGACCCTACAATAACCAGCCAGAAAAGATAACAAACCAGGGGGCAAAGCAGAGCCCCGCCGGTAACAAACCCGTCTCCCCGCCCGGCAGGCAGCGGCCAGATCCAGCTGTGGCAGttcctgctggagctgctgtcgGACAGCAGCAACGCCGGGTGCATCACGTGGGAGGGCACCAACGGGGAGTTCAAGATGACGGACCCGGACGAGGTCGCCCGGCGCTGGGGCGAGCGCAAGAGCAAGCCCAACATGAACTATGACAAGCTGAGCCGGGCCCTGCGCTATTACTACGACAAGAGCATCATGACCAAGGTGCACGGGAAACGTTACGCCTACAAGTTCGACTTCCAGGGCATCAGCCAGGCCCAGCAGAACCACCCGGGCGAGGGGCCCCTCTACAAGTACCACCCGGCCGACCTGTCCTACCTGCCTTcctaccaccagcagaaggtgggCTTTGGCCTCAGCCACGCCGCCCAGCTGCCCGTCTCCTCCGCCGGCTTCTTCGGGGCCCCCTCGCCCTACTGGAACGCCGGCTCCGGGAACCTCTACCAGAGCTCGCCCGTGCCCCGGCCCGCTGCCGGCCACCTGAACTCCTTCTATTAGCCACAGGGGGCACCCAGCCTGCTGGCGGCCACCTGAACTCCTTCTACTAGCCATGGGGGGTGCCCGGCCCGCCGCCGGCCACATGAACTCCTTCTATTAGCCACGGGGGGCGCCTGGCCTGCTGGTGGCCACCTGAACTCCTTCTACCAGCCACAGGGGGCGCCCGGCCTGCTGGCGGCCACCTGGACTCCTTCTACTAGCCGTGGGGGGTGCC
Proteins encoded in this window:
- the LOC120390043 gene encoding retroviral integration site protein Fli-1 homolog isoform X2 — translated: MDGTIKEALSVVSEDQSIFDPPYGPPHLMKTEVPPAEEYNGKERPALGEPDWSSQTSRGHSVKRENENVNCSRQSPVDCSVSRRSKSGSDPHPIPYPASYSDQRSSPPANPPSEEKRVIVPADPGVWTQDHVRQWLDWAVKEYGLEEVDVGLFQHVDGKELCKMGKEDFLRLTSPYNADVLLSHLAYLRQSSPTFTYPAAPAVTPQPPAPPPRVQVKTESPYEEIRRSSWSGSLSGGPKGSPPQIQGVNRTSDSPRIVTGSGQIQLWQFLLELLSDSSNAGCITWEGTNGEFKMTDPDEVARRWGERKSKPNMNYDKLSRALRYYYDKSIMTKVHGKRYAYKFDFQGISQAQQNHPGEGPLYKYHPADLSYLPSYHQQKVGFGLSHAAQLPVSSAGFFGAPSPYWNAGSGNLYQSSPVPRPAAGHLNSFY
- the LOC120390043 gene encoding retroviral integration site protein Fli-1 homolog isoform X3, whose amino-acid sequence is MKTEVPPAEEYNGKERPALGEPDWSSQTSRGHSVKRENENVNCSRQSPVDCSVSRRSKSGSDPHPIPYPASYSDQRSSPPANPPSEEKRVIVPADPGVWTQDHVRQWLDWAVKEYGLEEVDVGLFQHVDGKELCKMGKEDFLRLTSPYNADVLLSHLAYLRQSSPTFTYPAAPAVTPQPPAPPPRVQVKTESPYEEIRRSSWSGSLSGGPKGSPPQIQGVNRTSDSPRIVTDPYQVLGPTSSRLANPGSGQIQLWQFLLELLSDSSNAGCITWEGTNGEFKMTDPDEVARRWGERKSKPNMNYDKLSRALRYYYDKSIMTKVHGKRYAYKFDFQGISQAQQNHPGEGPLYKYHPADLSYLPSYHQQKVGFGLSHAAQLPVSSAGFFGAPSPYWNAGSGNLYQSSPVPRPAAGHLNSFY
- the LOC120390043 gene encoding retroviral integration site protein Fli-1 homolog isoform X4; this encodes MDGTIKEALSVVSEDQSIFDPPYGPPHLMKTEVPPAEEYNGKERPALGEPDWSSQTSRGHSVKRENENVNCSRQSPVDCSVSRRSKSGSDPHPIPYPASYSDQRSSPPANPPSEEKRVIVPADPGVWTQDHVRQWLDWAVKEYGLEEVDVGLFQHVDGKELCKMGKEDFLRLTSPYNADVLLSHLAYLRQSSPTFTYPAAPAVTPQPPAPPPRVQVKTESPYEEIRRSSWSGSLSGGPKGSGQIQLWQFLLELLSDSSNAGCITWEGTNGEFKMTDPDEVARRWGERKSKPNMNYDKLSRALRYYYDKSIMTKVHGKRYAYKFDFQGISQAQQNHPGEGPLYKYHPADLSYLPSYHQQKVGFGLSHAAQLPVSSAGFFGAPSPYWNAGSGNLYQSSPVPRPAAGHLNSFY
- the LOC120390043 gene encoding retroviral integration site protein Fli-1 homolog isoform X1 — encoded protein: MDGTIKEALSVVSEDQSIFDPPYGPPHLMKTEVPPAEEYNGKERPALGEPDWSSQTSRGHSVKRENENVNCSRQSPVDCSVSRRSKSGSDPHPIPYPASYSDQRSSPPANPPSEEKRVIVPADPGVWTQDHVRQWLDWAVKEYGLEEVDVGLFQHVDGKELCKMGKEDFLRLTSPYNADVLLSHLAYLRQSSPTFTYPAAPAVTPQPPAPPPRVQVKTESPYEEIRRSSWSGSLSGGPKGSPPQIQGVNRTSDSPRIVTDPYQVLGPTSSRLANPGSGQIQLWQFLLELLSDSSNAGCITWEGTNGEFKMTDPDEVARRWGERKSKPNMNYDKLSRALRYYYDKSIMTKVHGKRYAYKFDFQGISQAQQNHPGEGPLYKYHPADLSYLPSYHQQKVGFGLSHAAQLPVSSAGFFGAPSPYWNAGSGNLYQSSPVPRPAAGHLNSFY